The following are from one region of the Paramagnetospirillum magnetotacticum MS-1 genome:
- a CDS encoding GGDEF domain-containing protein, translating into MRDLVAKVMDSRLSDLLALWRKHETAGGDPALRFAPHADHLLVIEAEDGANRYAHYGRAFAACFGQDLTGEVIDLLPAHILPADRRFMLEFEYGFVRRTNRPLWRSYTALFGQDLPQTWQRLVLPAKDGRLVVGAYPVDSPPPAQGPEALLRLVIDRVPVVLAPDGGIEDLALSLGAFCDTSRHMAELEELASRDSLTQTANRRHFEHLAGLELDHARRMGRSFALLALDIDHFKRINDTWGHAAGDEALKAFANACRLSLREYDILGRIGGEEFAVALPNTGPDGARVIAERLRAAVAELVVRPAKGELFELTVSIGVAQLREGDLTIDTLLERADQALYRAKHAGRNRVVAEE; encoded by the coding sequence ATGCGTGATCTGGTTGCGAAAGTGATGGATTCCCGGCTGTCCGACCTGCTGGCTCTGTGGCGCAAGCACGAGACGGCGGGCGGCGATCCAGCCCTGCGTTTCGCTCCCCATGCCGATCATCTGCTGGTTATCGAGGCCGAAGACGGCGCCAACCGCTATGCCCATTATGGCCGGGCCTTCGCCGCTTGCTTCGGCCAGGACCTGACGGGCGAGGTCATCGACCTGCTGCCCGCCCATATCCTGCCCGCCGACCGGCGTTTCATGCTGGAATTCGAATACGGCTTCGTGCGCCGCACCAACCGCCCCCTGTGGCGCTCCTACACCGCCCTGTTCGGCCAGGACCTGCCCCAGACCTGGCAGCGTCTGGTCCTGCCCGCCAAAGATGGCCGCCTGGTGGTGGGAGCCTATCCAGTGGACTCTCCGCCACCCGCCCAAGGGCCCGAGGCGCTGCTGCGTCTGGTCATCGACCGGGTGCCCGTGGTGCTGGCGCCCGATGGCGGTATCGAGGATCTGGCCCTGTCGCTGGGCGCCTTCTGCGATACCAGCCGCCATATGGCCGAGCTGGAGGAACTGGCCAGCCGCGACTCTCTGACCCAAACCGCCAATCGCCGCCATTTCGAGCATCTGGCCGGGCTGGAACTGGACCATGCCAGGCGCATGGGCCGCTCCTTCGCCCTGCTGGCGCTCGATATCGATCATTTCAAGCGCATCAACGACACCTGGGGCCATGCCGCAGGCGACGAGGCCCTTAAGGCCTTCGCCAATGCCTGCCGTCTATCCTTGCGCGAATACGACATCCTGGGCCGCATCGGCGGCGAGGAATTCGCCGTGGCCCTGCCCAATACCGGCCCCGACGGCGCCCGCGTCATCGCCGAACGCCTGCGCGCCGCCGTCGCGGAACTGGTGGTCCGCCCCGCCAAGGGCGAACTGTTCGAGCTCACCGTCAGCATCGGCGTCGCCCAATTGCGCGAAGGCGATCTGACCATCGACACCCTGCTGGAACGCGCCGATCAGGCCCTCTACCGCGCCAAACACGC
- a CDS encoding prenyltransferase, whose translation MTRVNATDDPKSQVGSMSGLPRTLFLATRPMFLPAALIPVVVGSAWGVHRAHSLDPAALALAAMAMACLHAGANVINDVGDELNGADRLNHDRIAPFTGGSRFIQDGSLGLKAMAVWGVVLLLAAGGLGGVLSLTKGQGVLAFGLVGCTLALAYSLPPFSLASRGLGEVAVALGFGLPVAACVWLQSGGIGLEALLCSAITGGWTAAILIVNEVPDLAADAQAGKRTLVVRLGIKGAPSLYLSVQAVASALMLALGWLAQLPPWVVVPPLLAMLAALAATLLMAGGRAGQLAAIRITLGIHLLGGLSLAGAAFLG comes from the coding sequence TTGACCCGCGTCAACGCGACGGATGATCCCAAGAGTCAGGTTGGGTCCATGTCCGGCCTGCCCCGAACCCTGTTTCTCGCCACCCGGCCCATGTTCCTGCCCGCTGCTCTGATTCCGGTGGTGGTGGGAAGCGCATGGGGCGTGCACCGCGCCCATTCCCTCGATCCTGCGGCCCTGGCCCTGGCGGCGATGGCCATGGCCTGTCTGCATGCGGGCGCCAATGTGATCAACGACGTGGGCGACGAGCTGAATGGCGCCGACCGCCTCAATCACGACCGCATCGCCCCCTTCACCGGCGGCTCTCGCTTTATTCAGGACGGCAGTCTCGGCCTTAAGGCCATGGCGGTCTGGGGTGTGGTGCTGCTGCTGGCGGCGGGCGGGCTGGGCGGCGTTCTCAGCCTGACCAAGGGCCAGGGAGTCCTGGCCTTCGGGCTGGTGGGCTGCACCCTGGCCCTGGCTTATTCCCTTCCGCCGTTCAGCCTGGCATCGCGCGGACTGGGCGAGGTGGCGGTGGCGCTGGGCTTCGGCCTGCCGGTAGCCGCCTGTGTCTGGCTGCAAAGCGGCGGAATCGGGTTGGAGGCGCTGCTGTGTTCGGCCATCACCGGCGGCTGGACCGCCGCCATCCTGATCGTCAACGAGGTGCCCGATCTGGCCGCCGACGCCCAGGCGGGCAAGCGCACTCTGGTGGTGCGCTTGGGGATCAAGGGAGCGCCCTCGCTCTATCTCTCTGTCCAGGCGGTGGCTTCGGCCCTGATGCTGGCGCTGGGCTGGCTGGCGCAGTTGCCGCCCTGGGTGGTGGTGCCGCCCTTGCTGGCCATGCTGGCCGCCCTGGCCGCCACCTTGCTGATGGCGGGCGGACGGGCGGGCCAGTTGGCCGCCATCCGCATCACGCTGGGGATTCACCTGCTGGGGGGACTGAGCCTGGCGGGGGCGGCGTTCCTGGGATAG
- the ychF gene encoding redox-regulated ATPase YchF, producing MGFNCGIVGLPNVGKSTLFNALTSTAAAQAANYPFCTIEPNVGRVAVPDPRLDRLVVIGKSQKEIPTQLEFVDIAGLVRGASKGEGLGNQFLANIREVDAIVHVLRCFEDGDITHVEGSVDPVRDAETIETELMLADLDSLERRIVPLEKKAKNGDKEAKAQVDVMAPLLAVLREGKPARTVTFDSEEERRIAKTLGLMTVKPVVYACNVDEASAATGNKFSEAVAKFAAAEGNSSVVISAAIESEVAQLASEDERKEFLETLGLEETGLARVIRAGYELLHLITFFTVGPKEARAWTLQKGCKAPQAAGVIHTDFERGFIRAETIAYDDFIACNGEAGAKEAGKMRLEGKEYVVNDGDIFHFLFNV from the coding sequence ATGGGTTTCAATTGCGGTATCGTCGGCCTGCCCAATGTGGGCAAGAGCACCTTGTTCAACGCGCTGACCTCCACGGCGGCGGCGCAGGCGGCCAACTACCCCTTCTGCACCATCGAGCCCAATGTGGGCCGCGTGGCGGTGCCCGATCCCCGCCTGGACCGGCTGGTGGTCATCGGCAAGAGCCAGAAGGAAATCCCCACCCAACTGGAATTCGTCGATATCGCCGGTCTGGTGCGCGGCGCCTCCAAGGGCGAAGGCCTGGGCAACCAGTTCCTGGCCAATATCCGCGAGGTGGACGCCATCGTCCATGTGCTGCGCTGTTTCGAAGACGGCGACATCACCCATGTGGAAGGCAGCGTCGATCCGGTCAGGGATGCCGAGACCATCGAGACCGAGCTGATGCTGGCCGATCTCGACAGCCTGGAGCGCCGTATCGTTCCCCTGGAAAAGAAGGCCAAGAACGGCGACAAGGAAGCCAAGGCCCAGGTCGATGTCATGGCCCCGCTGCTGGCCGTATTGCGTGAGGGCAAGCCCGCCCGCACCGTCACCTTCGACTCGGAAGAAGAGCGCCGCATCGCCAAGACGCTGGGCCTGATGACCGTCAAGCCGGTGGTCTATGCCTGTAACGTGGACGAGGCCAGCGCCGCCACCGGCAACAAGTTCTCCGAAGCCGTGGCCAAGTTCGCCGCCGCCGAGGGCAACAGCTCGGTGGTGATCTCGGCCGCCATCGAATCCGAAGTGGCCCAGCTAGCCTCGGAAGACGAGCGCAAGGAATTCCTCGAAACCCTGGGCCTGGAGGAGACGGGCCTGGCCCGCGTCATCCGCGCCGGTTACGAGCTTCTCCACCTCATCACCTTCTTCACCGTCGGGCCCAAGGAGGCCCGCGCCTGGACGCTCCAGAAGGGTTGCAAGGCCCCCCAGGCCGCAGGCGTCATCCACACCGATTTCGAACGCGGCTTCATCCGCGCCGAGACCATCGCCTATGACGACTTCATCGCCTGTAACGGCGAAGCGGGCGCCAAGGAAGCGGGCAAGATGCGCCTGGAGGGCAAGGAATACGTCGTCAATGACGGCGATATCTTCCACTTCCTGTTCAACGTGTAA
- the pth gene encoding aminoacyl-tRNA hydrolase, with protein MILLVGLGNPGSDYARNRHNIGFMAADVIVRRHSFGPWRAKFQGEVAEGVIEGRKVIALKPQTYMNLSGQSVAAASRFLKVPVDDIVVLHDELDIAPGRLKVKRGGGAGGHNGLKSIDSHLGQNYRRVRMGIGHPGDRDLVSGYVLHDFAKADEAWLIPVLDAVADTFPMLVSGDDTGFMTRVAHLTAPPKPKKEKPAAEAAPASAPASVSPPPSAGSLAEALKAAMIKITRKD; from the coding sequence ATGATCCTGCTGGTCGGACTGGGCAATCCCGGCTCCGACTATGCCAGGAATCGGCACAATATCGGGTTCATGGCGGCGGACGTGATCGTCCGCCGCCATTCCTTTGGGCCGTGGCGCGCCAAGTTTCAGGGCGAAGTGGCCGAAGGAGTCATCGAAGGCCGGAAGGTCATCGCCTTGAAGCCCCAGACCTATATGAATCTGTCGGGCCAGTCGGTGGCGGCGGCTTCGCGCTTTCTCAAGGTGCCGGTGGATGACATCGTCGTGCTACATGACGAGCTGGACATCGCGCCGGGCCGTCTCAAGGTCAAGCGCGGCGGCGGCGCGGGCGGCCATAACGGGCTGAAAAGCATCGACTCCCATCTGGGGCAGAATTACCGCCGGGTCCGCATGGGCATCGGCCATCCCGGCGACCGCGATCTGGTGTCGGGTTACGTCCTGCACGACTTTGCCAAGGCGGACGAGGCCTGGTTGATCCCCGTTCTCGACGCGGTGGCCGATACATTTCCCATGCTGGTCTCGGGCGACGATACCGGCTTCATGACCCGCGTGGCCCATCTCACCGCGCCGCCCAAACCGAAAAAGGAAAAGCCCGCCGCCGAGGCGGCGCCTGCCTCCGCTCCGGCATCCGTTTCCCCCCCGCCGTCCGCAGGCAGCCTCGCCGAGGCGCTGAAGGCGGCCATGATCAAGATCACCAGGAAGGACTGA
- a CDS encoding 50S ribosomal protein L25/general stress protein Ctc — MSEAIAIAAELRDGSGKGAARATRRAGKVPGVIYGDKKAAICIQMDPRVVWAQISKTGFFTQLFNVDLGKDGKHLCLARDVQMHPVSDQPIHVDFMRVSADHAIHVKVPVHFTNEAKSPGIKKGGVLNVELHEIEITCSPEDIPHEILIDLDGMEIGASVHLKDLKLPAGAKPYHVASGATVASIAAPTVARAETTETEAAD, encoded by the coding sequence ATGTCCGAAGCAATCGCCATCGCCGCCGAGCTGCGCGACGGAAGCGGAAAGGGGGCCGCCCGTGCCACTCGTCGTGCCGGTAAGGTTCCCGGTGTCATCTATGGTGACAAGAAGGCCGCCATCTGCATTCAGATGGACCCCCGCGTGGTTTGGGCCCAGATCAGCAAGACTGGTTTCTTCACCCAGCTGTTCAATGTCGATCTCGGCAAGGACGGCAAGCATCTGTGCCTGGCCCGCGACGTCCAGATGCATCCGGTGTCCGACCAGCCGATCCATGTGGACTTCATGCGCGTCTCGGCTGACCACGCCATCCATGTGAAGGTGCCGGTCCACTTCACCAACGAAGCCAAGTCCCCGGGCATCAAGAAGGGCGGCGTGCTGAACGTCGAGCTGCACGAAATCGAGATTACCTGCAGCCCCGAAGACATCCCGCACGAGATCCTCATCGATCTCGACGGCATGGAGATCGGCGCTTCGGTCCATCTGAAGGATCTGAAGCTGCCCGCCGGCGCCAAGCCCTACCATGTGGCGAGCGGCGCCACCGTGGCCTCTATCGCGGCTCCCACCGTTGCCCGCGCCGAGACCACCGAGACCGAGGCTGCCGACTAA
- a CDS encoding MFS transporter: protein MTGSARDVLALRRFRWFLLARLLSSLAQQMATVAVGWLVYDISNDPLQLGLVGLAQFVPALGLTLPGGHLADRVDRRLILLSATLLTMLAMGGLLALSLSGRPGLHAIFAVMALLGAVRAFWAPAGQSMTAMLVDRHLLSRAVALNSTVWQISVIVGPAIGGLLYALGPAAVFATATLLLAGASIAAFLLDPMPAQERGERSHIFDGIRFVKSRPEILGSISLDLFAVLLGGATALLPIYARDILMTGPLGLGLLRSAPAAGAALSALWLAHRPPERHAGHKLFIAVALFGLGTVVFGLSTSFPLSMAALAVLGAADMVSVVLRQTLVQINTPDDMRGRVSAVNLVFITASNELGEFESGVAAALLGTVPAVVLGGVGCLVVAGLWAWRFPALLKFELPRSGA from the coding sequence ATGACGGGGTCGGCGCGCGACGTCCTGGCGCTGAGGCGGTTCCGGTGGTTCCTCTTGGCCCGGCTGTTATCGTCCCTGGCCCAGCAGATGGCCACGGTGGCGGTGGGATGGCTGGTCTATGATATTTCCAACGATCCGCTGCAACTGGGTCTGGTCGGACTGGCCCAGTTCGTTCCCGCCCTGGGGCTCACCTTGCCCGGCGGCCATCTGGCCGACCGGGTTGACCGCCGCCTTATCCTGCTCTCGGCCACGTTGCTCACCATGCTGGCCATGGGTGGTCTATTGGCACTCAGCCTTTCGGGCAGGCCCGGCCTGCATGCCATCTTCGCTGTGATGGCCCTGCTGGGCGCGGTGCGGGCCTTCTGGGCTCCGGCGGGCCAATCCATGACCGCCATGCTGGTCGACCGCCACCTGCTCAGCCGCGCCGTGGCGCTGAACTCCACGGTCTGGCAGATCTCGGTGATCGTCGGCCCGGCCATCGGCGGCCTGCTTTACGCCCTGGGCCCGGCGGCGGTGTTCGCCACCGCCACCCTCCTGCTGGCCGGGGCCAGCATCGCCGCCTTTCTGCTCGATCCCATGCCCGCGCAGGAAAGGGGCGAGCGGAGCCATATCTTCGACGGCATCCGCTTCGTGAAAAGCCGTCCCGAGATTCTGGGCTCCATCTCGCTGGACCTGTTCGCCGTGCTGCTGGGCGGCGCCACCGCCTTGCTGCCCATCTATGCCCGCGACATATTGATGACCGGGCCGCTGGGCCTGGGCCTGTTGCGCAGCGCCCCGGCGGCGGGGGCGGCGCTCTCCGCCCTCTGGCTGGCCCATCGCCCGCCCGAACGCCATGCGGGGCACAAGCTGTTCATCGCCGTGGCGCTGTTCGGGCTGGGCACCGTGGTCTTCGGCCTGTCCACCAGTTTTCCGCTGTCCATGGCTGCCCTGGCAGTGTTGGGCGCCGCCGATATGGTCAGCGTGGTGCTGCGTCAGACCTTGGTGCAGATCAACACCCCCGACGACATGCGCGGCCGGGTCAGCGCCGTCAATCTGGTCTTCATCACCGCCTCCAACGAACTGGGCGAGTTCGAATCCGGTGTGGCCGCCGCCCTGCTGGGCACCGTGCCCGCCGTGGTATTGGGCGGCGTGGGTTGCCTGGTGGTGGCGGGGCTGTGGGCGTGGCGCTTTCCCGCCTTGCTGAAGTTCGAATTGCCCCGGAGCGGAGCATGA
- a CDS encoding HD domain-containing protein encodes MIPFPESRLAAQMSFVVEIDKLKTILRQTLLTDSSRRENDAEHSWHIATMAFLLAEYADEAVQIGRVARMLLIHDIVEIDAGDTFIHDEAGNEDKEERERKAAARLFGLLPPDQAAEYSALWQEYEARETADARFADALDRLQPLLHNFETEGGTWKPHGVTRAKVDKLLPRIEAGSKRLGAYARALVDEAVRRGYLAP; translated from the coding sequence ATGATCCCTTTCCCCGAGTCCCGCCTTGCCGCCCAGATGAGCTTCGTGGTCGAGATCGACAAGCTGAAGACCATCCTGCGCCAGACCCTTCTCACCGATTCGTCGCGCAGGGAAAACGATGCCGAGCATTCCTGGCACATCGCCACCATGGCCTTCCTGTTGGCCGAATATGCCGACGAGGCAGTGCAGATCGGCCGGGTGGCCCGCATGCTGCTGATCCACGACATCGTCGAGATCGATGCCGGCGACACCTTTATTCATGACGAGGCCGGGAATGAGGACAAGGAGGAGCGGGAGCGCAAGGCGGCAGCGCGCCTGTTCGGCCTGCTGCCCCCCGATCAGGCCGCCGAATACTCTGCCCTGTGGCAGGAATACGAAGCGCGGGAGACGGCGGATGCCCGCTTCGCCGACGCGCTGGACCGTCTCCAGCCGCTGCTTCACAATTTCGAGACCGAGGGCGGCACCTGGAAGCCCCATGGCGTCACGCGGGCCAAGGTGGACAAGCTTCTGCCCCGCATCGAGGCAGGCTCAAAGAGATTGGGCGCCTATGCCCGCGCCCTGGTGGACGAGGCGGTGCGGC